One Peterkaempfera bronchialis DNA window includes the following coding sequences:
- a CDS encoding SixA phosphatase family protein: MSVDTPRRIIVLRHAKADWPSVPDHERPLADRGRRDAPDAGRWLAGAGINPGLVLCSTALRTRETWKLVGHELPKRPRKTVYEDRLYEASPGEIIAVVQETTDDIGDLLLVGHNPGVQGLTEVLTAESEGDTLIRLRRSGFPTSAVAVLTFTGSWKSVEPGVAKLVAFHSPQD; the protein is encoded by the coding sequence ATGAGCGTCGACACGCCCCGCAGGATCATCGTCCTCCGGCACGCGAAGGCCGACTGGCCGTCGGTGCCCGACCACGAGCGGCCACTGGCCGATCGCGGCCGGAGGGACGCCCCCGACGCCGGCCGCTGGCTGGCCGGCGCCGGGATCAACCCCGGACTCGTCCTCTGCTCCACCGCCCTGCGCACCCGCGAGACCTGGAAGCTGGTCGGTCACGAGCTGCCCAAACGCCCCCGGAAGACCGTCTACGAGGACCGCCTCTACGAGGCCAGCCCCGGCGAGATCATCGCCGTCGTCCAGGAGACCACCGACGACATCGGCGACCTGCTCCTGGTCGGCCACAACCCCGGCGTCCAGGGCCTCACCGAGGTACTGACCGCCGAGTCCGAGGGCGACACCCTGATCAGGCTGCGCCGCAGCGGCTTCCCCACCTCGGCGGTGGCGGTGCTCACCTTCACCGGCTCCTGGAAGAGCGTCGAACCCGGTGTGGCCAAGCTGGT
- a CDS encoding SGM_5486 family transporter-associated protein, with the protein MPVLEPNPTDGHKKLLLMFAAIAGILVAVGIIATIAQNMG; encoded by the coding sequence ATGCCCGTGCTCGAACCGAACCCCACCGACGGCCACAAGAAGCTGCTGCTGATGTTCGCCGCCATCGCCGGCATCCTGGTCGCCGTCGGCATCATCGCGACCATCGCCCAGAACATGGGCTGA